The sequence below is a genomic window from Thermodesulfovibrionales bacterium.
CGGTGATGTGGCGCGAGCTGCGGAAGATGCCGGAGTGAAGGGGCTGTTTATTCACGGCAGGACGAGGGCGCAGGGGTACAGGGGGAAAGTCGATTACGAGATAATAAGCTCGGTGAAGAAGTCACTGAGAATACCCGTGATCGCCAGCGGAGACGCGCTTTCTCCTCAGTTAATCAAGAGGATGTTCGACGAGACCGGCTGCGACGGGGTGACCATCGCTCGGGGTTCCCTCGGAAACCCCTGGATATTCCGAGAAGCCGCGGCGTTTCTTAAAGAAGGAGCGTTGTCGCGTCGTCCGGGGATTGATGAGATCGCAGACACGATGACCAGGCATCTCCTGTCATGCGCGGGCGCATACGGAGAAACGGTCGGAACCATTCTCTTCCGAAAATTCTTCGCATGGTACACAAGGGGAATTCCCGAAATAAAGCCCCTCAAGGAAAAAGCATTCAGGGCGAAAACAGAGGCTGAGATGCGGGAGACTATCGAAGAGCTGTGTGTCGGCAGGCAAATTCACGAGATGAAAAAGCACGATGCATTCTCAATCCCGACACCGCCCTCGTAATCAGAGGACGGAGATCCCGAACATCTTCAACGTTTCGACGAGCGCGTTTAAGGGTAGGCCTACGACATTATAGTAGTCACCTTCTATCCTTTTGACGATGACCGACCCAAGGCCCTGGATAGCATACCCTCCCGCTTTATCAAGCGGTTCACCGGATCTCACGTAGGCGTCTATCTCTTTCATCGCAAGCTTCTTGATGAAGACCTTGGTCTCGACGGATCTCGATACCGCCTTCCCGGTTTCCGTATCGATAACGGTAAACCCGGTAACGACCGAATGGCTCCTGCCGCTCAAGATTTTCAGCATCCGCCTCGCTTCCCGTTCGGTCTCCGGCTTACCGAACAGGCTGCCTCGAAAGATAATGAAGGTGTCTGCAGCGATGACGATCGCGTCACGGCATCTGCTGGCGACTGCTCTTGCCTTCTCCCGCGAGAGCACCCGAGCGAGCTTACGGGGACTCACGCCTCTGTCCATCTCCTCTTCATAATCGCCCGCAACGACCTTGAATATGAGACCGGTTTTTTCGAGTATCTCTCTTCTTCTCGGAGACGCAGACGCGAGGATAAGCTTCTTCGTCTTAGACATACCGACCCGCCGCATGGCCCGATGCCCAGGCCCATTGCAGGTTATATCCTCCCAGCTGACCGGTCACATCAATGACCTCACCGATAAAATAGAGTCCGGGAACATTTCTCGCCTCCATGGTTTTGGATGATAATTCGTCTGTCTCGATCCCGCCCAGGGTAACCTCAGCCTT
It includes:
- the dusB gene encoding tRNA dihydrouridine synthase DusB, with protein sequence MLKIGDITVDSGCILAPMAGISDLPFRMINRSFGCEFAFAEMISARSLVYRSEKTMAMLSSTPADKPLGVQLLGDDPGVLQRAMDKLREHNFALIDLNAACPVKKVTGKGEGAGLLKEPRKLGKLLEVMVNHADVPVTVKIRAGWDETTINAGDVARAAEDAGVKGLFIHGRTRAQGYRGKVDYEIISSVKKSLRIPVIASGDALSPQLIKRMFDETGCDGVTIARGSLGNPWIFREAAAFLKEGALSRRPGIDEIADTMTRHLLSCAGAYGETVGTILFRKFFAWYTRGIPEIKPLKEKAFRAKTEAEMRETIEELCVGRQIHEMKKHDAFSIPTPPS
- a CDS encoding nucleoside triphosphate pyrophosphatase produces the protein MSKTKKLILASASPRRREILEKTGLIFKVVAGDYEEEMDRGVSPRKLARVLSREKARAVASRCRDAIVIAADTFIIFRGSLFGKPETEREARRMLKILSGRSHSVVTGFTVIDTETGKAVSRSVETKVFIKKLAMKEIDAYVRSGEPLDKAGGYAIQGLGSVIVKRIEGDYYNVVGLPLNALVETLKMFGISVL